The DNA window CCCCGCTGCCCTCTTCGACGACGCCGACGACAACGCCCTCAACGAGACCGCCGCCGAAGACGACCGGATCGACGAGCTCGACGtgcttgaggaggaggaggaggaggtcgacCGCGGCCGGAGTgcccaggaggaggaggagggagacgcCGATGAGCAGGATCCCGACGAGCCAGCGGTCACCCGGACTCTTAGCTCCGGCCTGTTCTGGGATCACGCCCTCGGCGTTGCCCGGAGGCGGTTCGGCCAGCTGGAGCAGGATCCGCGCGGCGACCGCTTCCTTGATTCCTACGATGCCCGTCACTTTCGGACCAAGACCGCGTTCGGGTCGGACGACCAGCCGGTGGATGAGGACGTGCGGCTGAAGCTCGACTCGATCCGGAGGATCGAGGATGCGCTTCTGCTCAAGGCGGGCTCCGGTGACTCGCCTCTGCGGGAGGGGTGGGCGCGGTGGCTCGAGGGGAAGGGGAATTTCCTCCGGCGGGATCGGATGCTCCGCTCGAACCTCGAGCTGTTGAACCCCAAGAACCATCCTTTGCTTCAGGATCCGGACGGGCCCGGCCTGGCGACCCTCACTCAAGGCGATCGGATGGTTCAGAGGGTGCTGCTGAAGGAGATGGAGAGTATTCCATTTAATGTGGGTGGGGGTGGTGAGGCTAAAAGAGCCGACGGAAGAAGAAAACTAGAAGTGGAGAATACGAGAAGGCAAGAGGAAATTCCGGACGGACAGAGGAAAAGAACTacttcggaggaggaggagggtcgaGTGCATGCCGATGGTCGGCGATGGGGGTATTTTCCTGGTATAGACGCCCATCTGACTTTTACAGATTTCATGGAGCAGTTTCTCGATAGCGGGCGGTGCAAAATAAGAGTTTTTATGGTGTGGAACAGCCCACCTTGGACTTATGGTGTCCGGCACCAGCGGGGACTGGAGAGTCTTCTGCATCATCATTGGGATGCTTGTGTTGTTGTGTTCTCGGAGACAATGGAGCTCAACTTCTTCGAGGACTTTGTGAAGGATGGGTACTGCATTCTTTGTCTAAAACGTGGTGCTTTAAGGCTGGTAGTTCAACTTAAGCATTTAGAATAAATTTTCTTGTTCCTTGTTGGTCCCTACCTCTCTTCATCACTGTCTTCCTTACTTTCCCCCTTCCTCATAACTCCTTATCCTGCTTCCAAGGTTTCATTTAATTTCTTAGTGGTTAGTGACAATACATGACATTTTGATATCAGATTTTGTGAACCACATTCTGCTGAACTGAGCCAAGGACTCCTTTTAATGCTAATGCCTAATGGCAGGGTATACAAGTTTTCTAAAAAActgatctttttttctttctcaatgcATATTGCGCACATGTAAATGCAAAAACTGAAGATGATGTCCAATTGTATTTGATCTTTATTAATCCCTCATTGCTTTGAGTAATAGGTAGGGATGTGAGGACTCTCGTATCATGATTGCCCTGGTTAAATGCTGTTAACGAGAGTATCGATGTGTTGGTAATAACATCCAGTATTGACTAAAAAGTAGgttttttaaacaaaaaatataagaatcacaTAGTGCATATGCCTAGGTGGTTGACCCTATGAATTTGTTGTATTTCCAATAAATTAAGGTTATGTGATGAATGGCACATGAACTTTTGCTGTTATAAGTAAGTTGAATTTTTTACCATGATTTGTGCTATGAAATAATATATTCTCCTTTTTCTCTTCACATTGTTAAAGATATTTATGCTCCATCAAAATTAGACTTCTAGAGTTAAATTTAAACAGTTCACAAATGTCTCTGTTAGAAAATTCATTTTGTAACTTGATGTCCGGCATACAGGTTTAGAGTTGCAGTTGCCATGCCAAATCTTGATGAACTTTTGAAGGACACTCCAGCACATATTTTTTCATCTGTATGGTTTGAGTGGAGGAAGACATTACATTATCCCATTCATTATAGCGAGCTATTACGTCTTGCTGCTCTCTACAAGTAAGTTGCCAATTTTGTTTAAAGATTTATCCTAAACTAAGGTCCTAATATTTGTTTGCTTGTTGTAGTACATTTTTGTGGATAGAAACTTCTTTGTTCTTTCTTTCTAGGTCTTTTCTCATGTAAAAGGAATTCATTTCATGCAGAAACTTGGAAAGAAGACAGCATACCCACTAAATTTTAAATCTGCAGATCCATACCTTTTGGTTGTTTGATTGCCTAAATTTTAATTTGTAAATGGATTTTATACGAGTTAATTGAAGGCATCAATTATGGATATTAGCTAGGCCATTTTGCCTCACAATTCTTGTTTGATCACAAATATCATATATGCTAACGCATCAGATAATTACTTCTAAACAAATTATTctctgagatatatatatatatatatatatatatatatatatatatatatatatgtttctaaGATTATGAATTTCTCAACTTTCTGATCATCCAACATGATCAGAATGACAAACGCATTCCAAATAAATATCTAATGTTGGTTATGAATCTTAGTCTCTAGACCTCCTAGAGTTCCACAAGCGAAAGTGAGCAGAGCCAAATTCTCATCCACTTTCTAACTTTATGATTAAGAAGTTTTATCTCCATGGGAAGATTCCTACTTTTGGTTTATGCCTAGACCAAGGAATTATAAagtaaaatttatgaaatatttttatgCTAATATATTACATAACAAATTGGTTTCTTTTCAGAATCTTTAGTTGTACTATCCCAATGTCAAACAATAATAGCAATATAAGTGGATGGGTTTATGATTCTAAATCTTATGATTAGTTTAAATTGTGGTACTCCATATACTCATAGTATTACAACATCGgtgtcatatatttttttaattattatcctTATGTGTGTCCCTGTATCTCCATTTTGTCTTTTGCCGAATTTAATACTTGGATATGCATTCATATTACATTCATGTCCCCATGTCCATGTGCCATTGTTGACTTGATCTATGTGCTACCAAGGTAAAGTTAAAAGGCAGTAGCATCAAAGATGGTCTCTCGACTATAAccacataatatttattttagagtttaaTATAAAACACTAAACACATTTTAACTATAGGCTAACAAGGTCATTGTCACTTAATTattcgatttttttttctttacaacaCCTAACATTCCAGCACAAACAAGCAAAGAGTTTAAGTTTCTTTCTTTGTGTCTTATTAATGGTATATAAGATGAAATGGCAAGTCACTAGTTAATATTCAACTTATTGATGAGCCAACTCAGACCAAGCTTTGCTCCATTCAGGCTCAGCTTAACTTACGTTAGCGGAGCTCAAGCCCGGCCCAAAATCAAAATCATGCTTAAAATAATGTTCAAGATTAACTTATAATAATTTTTGCAAGCTCAATCTCGGTTTAAATTTTGTTCATTCGATAAGACAATAGTCTACAAAACTAGAGATTTTGGTTCTATCCTCAATGGAGTTGACTTTTGGTCTCATTTTTgaaggacttttttttttttttcagttgagTTGATTTTGGTTCTCCTTTTTGAATGAACAATTCTTTTCACCTGCTCACCGACTTGTTAAATGGGAGTAAGACATAAATTTGCAATTAAAATGTGTCATACATAAATGAGTTTGTTGAAGAGTCTGCTCGGGAGCATCTTCACAAACTTATTAGTGAGTCGATTGGCTAGCCTAAACGAGTGGAGCTTTGCCATGTTCAAGAATGGTTCATTTAATAATTGAGCTTCATAACCTTGGCAAATGAGCTTTTTCATGAGTTGAAAACTGACTTGCTTGTGAATGGCTTTACTCATTTGCAACCCTAAGCAAATATGTGATCTCCAAAACATAATCCATTGTGTAGTTGTACTAACATctctttatttatatttgtttgttaGCATCAAGTTCCATCTTATCTTTCAACTATCAGATACTATCAAGCACCATGTTTTCATTTGTCATGTTGTCAATGCACTGAAAATGAGAGCCTGGAAAATAACCTATAAAGTTTATTAGCTCACCCGTCAATAAAGAAAGTATATTGAAGGTAATTTGCATACTACATAAGCAAGCATGAGCTATATGGCACATAATACAGGCATGGCAAATGACATAACTTAGTGGTATGGTAAATGTTATGACCACTGAAGCTGTTCCATTTTGCCCTTTGTAACAAAGatatttgttttttttcctttgataATCCAGATATGGTGGTGTATACCTTGATTCAGATATTATAGTTCTAAACCCTCTGCATTCACTGAAGAATTTTGTTTCAATTGAGGATAACACAGGTGGCAATTCAGTCTTTAATGGTGCAGTGATGGCATTCGAAAAGAACAGGTACTGAAACTGTACATATTTGCCTAACTTCATGTGTTTTATGGATATAAAGGCAAATCTACTTGTTTGATTCAACTTTATGATCAATAATGCCATGTAGGATGTCTTGATCCTGATTATGTCATCTGAAGTTATCTTTTAGTGTTTGTATCCAGGTTCAAATGTAGTAACTGTGGCTTAGATCTTCATTTTGCCCAAATCAGACCATATGGACTAAGAACGCATAGTTGCACATTTGTTCTAAGCAAAGTAGGACAACTTAAGTATTGACAATAGAAGCGTGGCTGGGAATCAACTTTCTTACCTTAAATACTGAGTTTGCTACGTACATGTGAGCGTTATTTTTCATGAAGTGTGATAGATTATCCTGTTGTTTCAGAAATGCATTCTGTGAGGTGATAATTTACTTGTAAATGGAAATAAGAATGTTGAGAATGATGCCTAAAATAGAACGCACGGCATAATAGTATTTCATTTGCCTGTTAAGTGTTACAATGTCCACTGAAAGATCAGTAGTTGTAATCTATTGTAGCTTCTTTCTTTTAGGTTATAAAAGTCACAATTTTTCCAACAGGATTCACATGACTACTTGATCTGGATCTGAGAGCAGCcatatcattttgtataacatttTTCCACTAATACATCTTTAGCTTTGTGTATTAATTCTCACAAGTCTATATATTTGTCTGCAGTTCTTTGATGCTCGAGTGCCTAAATGAATACTATTCAACATATGACGATACCCTTTTAAGGTGGAATGGTGCTGATCTCATGACAAGAGTTATAAAAAGGATTTCTGACAAGGCTGGGAAATCTTCTTTACAGCTTGACATAAAGATGGAACCTCAGTTTGCATTTCATCCTATCAGTTCGATAAATATTACAAGGTGCTTCTTTCTTTGATATAGATCTTTTGTTTTGAATTCCATACCATTAACCATTCTCCTAATAGCTTCGGTTAAATGAGCAAGTTAGAACAATGTGGCTAGTAATTTGTTGGTTAGCTTGCCTACTGCTAAGACTATAGTGTGTGACCTTTACGTTATGTATACAGTGAGGCGTTTGCTCCgtctttaaaattttcttttagggAATTCTGTGGAAATTCTGTGTTGCTTTATAACCCGTATCATCTAGTCTTCTAGTTTTATACGCAACAAACATTACACTGCACTTGCATACCCCTCTTAATTCCTGGCATCACTTTCCATAAGAAAATGACATTTATCAGCAAAATTCTGACATCGCTGGACATGTTCAACAAGCTAACCACCTGTACTCTATGCTAGCATTATCGCTCAACAGTTTGAATGGATTTTGTACAGGTACTTTGCAGAGCCTGCTGATCAATTTGAAAGAGCTGAACAAGATGATCTTTTAAAAAGGATGCTGAATGAATCAATCACATTTCATTTCTGGAATGGCATGACATCTGCTTTGGTTCCTGAACCTAACAGTCTTATGGAGAGGCTTCTAAATCAGTACTGTCTCCATTGTCTTGATGTGTTGTGATTTTGCATGGGTGATCCGACCTTCCAAACATCCCTGAACCTAACAGTCTTATGGAGAGGCTTCTAAATCAGTACTGTCTCCATTGTCTTGATGTGTTGTGATTTTGCATGGGTGATCCGACCATCCAAACATCGTGTTTTCCATTGAAGGAATGACCTCTTGGTATGCCCAAGAAACGGGATGGTGCAAGGGTGCTGAAGTGAAAATTCAGGACTCGTAAGCAGAAATCAAAGAGGAGCTGCCTTCAGCTATGTTGGTCAACTTCTGAATGACAGATCTTTAATGAAATCGATTAGATTAGCATGCGATGCTGATGCAAGAAATAAAAGAGGAACCCGTGGAATCCAGATTAGATGCTTGTGTGACTAAATAGAGATTTTGAGCACAAGAATAGTTATatatttttgcatatttgataatTTAGAAGGTGTAGATTCTTTGAAATTATCACTCCAAAAGGTTTCGTCAGCGTGACTTTGGGAAAAATTGTACAATTGTTGTACCTTCAACCATTCATTATGTTGATGTTTCTCCTAAATAAGTTTTGATGTGTCATTACTCCTTGAATAATCAGATTGTTGTTTCAGTGCAATCAATCTACTTGATGTGTGAAGTTGGTGTAATTGACAAAGAGGTGACTCGGAACTCTCGAGGGAAAGAGTCTTATggatcctttttcttttcctgtaGGCTCTGACATTCTAATAATGTATATCTGTTTTGCACATTCAACTTATAATTATCTGAAGTGAAATTACAGATCTAAATCATATGATGATTACACATAAATCATATGATTAAAAGTGACaccaataataatagtaataaattGTTTATTTTTCCTCTTATGATAACGTATCAAAGTTTTATACTTTCTTTCTAGACgtcacattaaaattatttttttagagtAAAAAATAAACGATGATATATTACAAGATATGTATCTCCTCAATTTATCTCTCCATTTAATTAAGATGTTGGGCTCACTCATTCGGATTGATATATCATCGTCTCCATCGAAACGAGGATCATTGATAAATGTAAATCAACTTGGATCAGACACGTCTATCGTCTTGTCTACTGACCATGTGCCATTTCTGAACTTTCGTTTTCTGCAGAGCTCAATCTCCATAGCTTTCGATTTTTGGCCATCCTCTGTCAGCTTGTGCCTTCACGAACTCTGCTAAGAGCTTGATTTCATCCTCCTGCAGCCGTGGTCCGAATGTGCACTGACCTCTCGGCGTACATCTCTCTCCGAAACCCTGATGATACAATTATAGATTCAGAGCTATTGATGCTTCGGTTGCAGACAATAATAGCATAAAGGTAAGAGGAGGCTACTTGCCGGCATCCTTCCCTGTCCATAGTATGTGATGTCGTATATTCCCTCCTCTGTGGCAACACCGTTCCTGCACAAGACAAGAAGACCACGTACCTCAGTGTGCAAAAAGAGATGCGGAAGAGCAGCGGCTGGCTTACCTTTGCAGATCTTTCATGAATAGAGTGGCACcctgaaaggaggaggaggaggcaagcGAATGAGGCAGATGTGGAACCACCAAACTGGTTACATTATGGAAACGAAAGGAAATCAAAACACTCACAGGCTGCAAAAGGTTCCCTCCCATGTCATGGCAACCGATACATGCTTTCTGAAACAGAGCCGCACCATTCGATATAGACTGGCCGTAGGCCACTGCGACAAGTAACCAAACATGACTGACTTGCAAGTCTCCGATGATGATATGTATACAGGTCATTGTTGCATCGTATGAGGTGTTGCGTTCAGGATCAAAAGTCCAAGCCATTCATTCAAAAACAAAGGTCTATTTGTAGAATTTATGGGCTTCAAATTTTGATTGTGATGCATAAAAATAGTCTTTGGCTTTTCCAAAGGATTTTTCTGCCATTCAGCTTTGTGTAATGTAATAGATATAATTAGATCGATTGTCTGTCTTAATTGTTTCTAGTCAAATCTTATTAGGTTTCTAATGTAATGTGGTTTCTACATGGCATATATATGCATGCATTTGGCTTCACCCGAGGCTGAATTCGACGGCGTTATGCCGATGTGGACACCACATGGATGAGACGTCACCGACGACGCACGCATCAACGAGTCGACGTGTGCAACAACAGTACATACAGTAGAGCTGTTTCCAAGAAAGATTATGGCATCGATGACCAATGAACCCACCAAAGGACAGCCTCGAAATAATTACCAGCGACGGAGGGCAATAAGGGGAAGAGGGCGGGCGCTCACCGGGAGCGGATAAGGCGAGGATTGCAGCAGCGGCCACCAGAGGAGTCGCCAGCCGCTCCATGACTCCTCCCGGGGTTCCTCCTCCTTGCTCTTGGCGGAGCGGAGTAGCCTCTCGCCTCTTCGACCAGTCCTATGCAGAAGTTTTTAGCGTTACCTGGGAAGCTAAACGATGTTGGAAGGAGAAGCATCGCAGCTTTTGCTCTGTGAGGTTACCTTCGGGCGGAAGCAGCAGGAGCTGTTGCAGCAGGTGGAGACCAAGCAAAGAGGCTGCCGCATCTTTCTCGCAGGAAGAACTCCTAATAACAGATTTGCTTGGAGGTGAGGGAAAAGTCGCCGAGAAGTTACAAATGTGGGCTGGGAAACATTACTTGCCGGAGAAACCAAATCCAGATCAAACCGGATGATGACCCACTCAGGTTTATGATGTCAATGGGTGGTACAGGATTGGTTGGGACTTTTTTGATGTTATATGTAAGACGTTGTCCGTAATGTTCTAGATTTTAATCAACATCCCCTTTAATCGTCATCAAGAACTTTTACATGACACGAGTGCAACCTTGACTCCAGTTCAAAGAAACAAACAAATAACCTAGTAATTACATGGGAACAAAACATAAGGTTCGACAACCAAGAACGTCAGATATATGGAATCATCAAGCAGACTGCTGTCACAATTACTTTGCTGTTCCGAACAAGTCCAGCAGTCAACCTCCACATTAAAGACTAAAGAAAGCTTCAGATGTCCTTCGGAATCAAGCGGGAGTCGTAGATCCAGGAGTCCAAAAAGATCAAATTACCCCTTGGGCTTTCTCTGGCGTAAGCCATTTGTTTCTTCTCTGCTATTTTGCAGACCTGCGTAGCCTAAATGCTGAAAAATGGTTGGCGATTCGGGTTTCTGATAACTTATCGCTGCTTGCCATCTTACTATCCATTCTTTGTTTACCAGAGGATATAGATGATTGCTGCAGGATCGTAAACAATGAAGGACCTGAACTTGTATCCACCTCAGTCTTCGATGTACAAGTTGATTTCACCTTTGAGCCGTTGAACTTTGCTGATGAAGGCTTCCTATGTTGTTTTTCCATCTCATCCTGCAGGGTGCAGCCAACATACCATCAGATTTCTTCAACCATAAAACCAATTTCGTGTGTTAAGAagtattcattcattcattcatatatgcctaaaatatatataatgattttccTTGGAAAAGTACTACTATGTGCAGTCATTTCACTATCTACTATATTATTTCTCATTGCTAGATAAGTCACCCTTCTCATATAGTTTGATCATATCCAGATGGTTTGAAAATTTCCACTCTATCCAGCAtggatgctgatcatggtttgaatTTTTCCATTCTGTTTTGACTCATTGCTATACCAACTTTCGGGccattccaaatttgaattccATTTCATTTTCATCATAAATACAAGATGTAAGAGaacttcaaagaaaaaaataaataaataaaatcaaaataacaAAGTTTCATGAGTTTTCATCTAAAAGCAACGTTGGATGCGCTTCCATACGATTGGGTGCACTTTCCCGTGAGGAAAATGTACAATTAGAAAATCTCTACACCAGACAGTTGATTGCTAACACATCCCAACAGGACCCTAATCTATAGGTGCAATTCAGGTCGGTTGGGCTGTGATGAACTTCAACCATAACCCAATTCAATCTAACCCAATTTCTATATTAACAGGCAGTATATGCTTCATATTGCCAAGTCTGAGCCAAGTTAAAGTAGCTAAAGACTGAATGCGGGTTGGGCTTTGATTTTGAGGTCATCCTGACCAACCCTATTTGGTCTGCAAAGCCTAGTGGGTAAGTAAACTCAGAGCACCAAATCCAACCTGACCCAGCAGTTGAACAAGTTGAGTTGGCTTAGTTGAACACAACCATAAGACCAACAACATATTCAATGACACACTAAAAGGCATGGAACACAGGATTGAGAATTAGGATATGCTACAGCACTGATATCAAATCAATTAAGATATTGGAAAATTCATGTATATTGCAGGATACCAATATTGAAAGCTTGCATACAAATCTACTATTCAAAGCAATATTCCATGGTGATCAACATATCCAAAGTGTAACTTGTGAGCAAAATTTATGCAGAAATAGGTGTAGATGACACTAAATGAAATTTGTCGAGCAAGATACCTAAAAcgaatgaaaggaaaaaaaaaaaacaaaaggagcATATAAAGCATGTTGCAAAGAACATTTCTGATTGAATTAACTAGAATACTTCTATGTTTTAGCTATTTCTAACTATTCAAATATCCTCATAGGAATGGAGCTCAAATCATATCAATATTTATATCTTGGATTACAAAGAATTCATAATCAGATTTGGGATGGAATACATGTTATTGAAGCCATAAGTACCAAGATCTCCAATTTTGAGGTTTTTGTTGTGCCAAGTTGTATAGACATCATTTCCAATGTGTTTGACTTAGTCGGTCGGCGTGGGGCATGCTAGCTAGCACATTACCAATGAGACATGCCAACAAGAAGAAAATTCCTATGAGAAAACtccatctttaaaaaaaaataactttttATCTCTCTGCAGAAATAATAGTTTTGAATCGATGGATGTagttagaaatatttttttagaaacacaagaataaataatgttaataaaaattaaaagagagagagagagagagagtatgtaGTTAAAGCTTATGCTTCTTTGAAGTTTGAAGAATGTCAATATATCACTAttgcaaaataaaacaaaaaatcaaAAAAGTTTGAGCCATGAACGTCTAGAGTTACCACATTTTGATGGTTCTCAGAGGCTGTCAGACAACTCCTGCTATTACTATCATCTCGACCAAAAATGAATGCACGTGCAGTTGTTGATCCTTGTTTGTGTGAATATGGCATCGAAGAACCTTTTGCTCGACCAAGAAAAGATGCCTGCATGGTGACTTTAATTATTTGAAAGGATGCCTTGTTTAGACTGGTACGAATCCAATTATTAAACATTATAAGCATGGCATAAGAAGCTACCATATTTGTAAAACAAAAACATGCAAATCAAAGGAAAATCAATTTGCATCTAATTTACCAAAAGTTAGTTATCAACAAACCTAACATGCACAACTCAAAGTCTCAAACACTAGCAGAATAATAATCACATATATTTTACCTTTGAAGAGCTATAGTTGCTTCCCCTTATTAGCAGTCTATCAAAGTCAGCTGCAAGCATGTAAAGAGGATACAAAGAGCACATGAAAATGTTGATGTCATAAAATTCTGtatgtaaaagaaaaaggaaaagcacAAATGAAAATTGTTTGTTTACATGTAattgttttctctctctttttgggCTCAGAAGCATTGTTCACCTTCTTAATAAGACCAAAAAATTCCCGGGAATCCCCATCATCTGCCAGAGAAATAAATGTGGATTCTTCCTGCACATTTGGAAGTTCATTATCAATAATTGTACCAAACATTAAAATAATAGAAATCTCATATATATTAAGCAATTTTTAAATGCCAGAATTCAAATTATATGGCAACAAACACTCAAAACAAAATTAGGTTTTGAATAAGTCAGAGTCAAGAATGGCTCTTGGTTACTCCATTTTTCAATTTCATTTGCTACTCTAATTTGCTCTTAGTGCCACTTCAAATAACCAAGTTGAACGAACATGCATGCCTTTGAGAATGATTTCGGTTAGAAATAATTACATAGTGCAACTGGATTTTATGCTATGGTAGAAATATGTCCAAAAAATTAAGAGAGAGGCAAAAGAAGTCATAATGCTATAGCATAACtatttagaaaagaaaaggagaaagacaATAAAgggaaaatatcaaaaaaaaaaaaaaagggaacaaaAAGGAAGAATTCTTGACTTATACTTCATCTGACAGTCCTTCATGCAAACTTGACTTACATATAAACATGCTTAAACCCTTTTTTCTTCAATTTGTTTGGGATTCAAAAATCACTCTGCATGCAACCAAAAATAAATCACAAAATAGCTGataaaaattatgaaatatttacaaaagaaaataataacaaataaagcaaGAAGTTGATATGACTTAAATGTAGATCTAGCATTGGCTTAACCTATGACTAAACCAAAAAGATATGCACAAAGAAGTATGGGCAACTCAACCAAAGAAGTA is part of the Musa acuminata AAA Group cultivar baxijiao unplaced genomic scaffold, Cavendish_Baxijiao_AAA HiC_scaffold_42, whole genome shotgun sequence genome and encodes:
- the LOC103970662 gene encoding uncharacterized protein At4g19900 isoform X1; amino-acid sequence: MLRHARRRSGYGPQFCAAAAALLLLVSLSVLHSRLSSASSSFPLRLGLPSVLPRRAPSDRDPAALFDDADDNALNETAAEDDRIDELDVLEEEEEEVDRGRSAQEEEEGDADEQDPDEPAVTRTLSSGLFWDHALGVARRRFGQLEQDPRGDRFLDSYDARHFRTKTAFGSDDQPVDEDVRLKLDSIRRIEDALLLKAGSGDSPLREGWARWLEGKGNFLRRDRMLRSNLELLNPKNHPLLQDPDGPGLATLTQGDRMVQRVLLKEMESIPFNVGGGGEAKRADGRRKLEVENTRRQEEIPDGQRKRTTSEEEEGRVHADGRRWGYFPGIDAHLTFTDFMEQFLDSGRCKIRVFMVWNSPPWTYGVRHQRGLESLLHHHWDACVVVFSETMELNFFEDFVKDGYCILCLKRGALRFRVAVAMPNLDELLKDTPAHIFSSVWFEWRKTLHYPIHYSELLRLAALYKYGGVYLDSDIIVLNPLHSLKNFVSIEDNTGGNSVFNGAVMAFEKNSSLMLECLNEYYSTYDDTLLRWNGADLMTRVIKRISDKAGKSSLQLDIKMEPQFAFHPISSINITRYFAEPADQFERAEQDDLLKRMLNESITFHFWNGMTSALVPEPNSLMERLLNQYCLHCLDVL
- the LOC103970662 gene encoding uncharacterized protein At4g19900 isoform X2, coding for MLRHARRRSGYGPQFCAAAAALLLLVSLSVLHSRLSSASSSFPLRLGLPSVLPRRAPSDRDPAALFDDADDNALNETAAEDDRIDELDVLEEEEEEVDRGRSAQEEEEGDADEQDPDEPAVTRTLSSGLFWDHALGVARRRFGQLEQDPRGDRFLDSYDARHFRTKTAFGSDDQPVDEDVRLKLDSIRRIEDALLLKAGSGDSPLREGWARWLEGKGNFLRRDRMLRSNLELLNPKNHPLLQDPDGPGLATLTQGDRMVQRVLLKEMESIPFNVGGGGEAKRADGRRKLEVENTRRQEEIPDGQRKRTTSEEEEGRVHADGRRWGYFPGIDAHLTFTDFMEQFLDSGRCKIRVFMVWNSPPWTYGVRHQRGLESLLHHHWDACVVVFSETMELNFFEDFVKDGFRVAVAMPNLDELLKDTPAHIFSSVWFEWRKTLHYPIHYSELLRLAALYKYGGVYLDSDIIVLNPLHSLKNFVSIEDNTGGNSVFNGAVMAFEKNSSLMLECLNEYYSTYDDTLLRWNGADLMTRVIKRISDKAGKSSLQLDIKMEPQFAFHPISSINITRYFAEPADQFERAEQDDLLKRMLNESITFHFWNGMTSALVPEPNSLMERLLNQYCLHCLDVL
- the LOC103970669 gene encoding cytochrome c6, chloroplastic isoform X1 → MRQPLCLVSTCCNSSCCFRPKDWSKRREATPLRQEQGGGTPGGVMERLATPLVAAAAILALSAPVAYGQSISNGAALFQKACIGCHDMGGNLLQPGATLFMKDLQRNGVATEEGIYDITYYGQGRMPGFGERCTPRGQCTFGPRLQEDEIKLLAEFVKAQADRGWPKIESYGD
- the LOC103970669 gene encoding cytochrome c6, chloroplastic isoform X2; this encodes MRQPLCLVSTCCNSSCCFRPKRREATPLRQEQGGGTPGGVMERLATPLVAAAAILALSAPVAYGQSISNGAALFQKACIGCHDMGGNLLQPGATLFMKDLQRNGVATEEGIYDITYYGQGRMPGFGERCTPRGQCTFGPRLQEDEIKLLAEFVKAQADRGWPKIESYGD